From the Motacilla alba alba isolate MOTALB_02 chromosome Z, Motacilla_alba_V1.0_pri, whole genome shotgun sequence genome, one window contains:
- the NSA2 gene encoding ribosome biogenesis protein NSA2 homolog, with protein sequence MPQNEHIELHRKRYGYRLDYHEKRRKKEGREAHERSRKAKKMIGLKAKLYHKQRHAEKIQMKKTIKMHEKRNTKQKSDEKTPKGAVPAYLLDREGQSRAKVLSNMIKQKRKEKAGKWEVPVPKVRAQGETEVLKVIRTGKRKKKAWKRMVTKVCFVGDGFTRKPPKYERFIRPMGLRFKKAHVTHPELKATFCLPILGVKKNPSSPLYTQLGVITKGTVIEVNVSELGLVTQGGKVIWGKYAQVTNNPENDGCINAILLV encoded by the exons ATG CCGCAGAACGAGCACATCGAGCTCCACCGCAAGCGCTATGGCTACCGGCTGGACTACCACGAGAAGCGGAGGAAGAAGGAGGGCCGGGAGGCGCACGAGCGGTCCCGCAAGGCCAAGAAGATGATCGGGCTGAAGGCGAAGCTGTACCATAAGCAGCGGCATGCCGAGAAGATACAGATGAAAAAGAC catTAAAATGCATGAGAAGAGAAATACAAAGCAGAAGAGTGATGAAAAAACACCCAAAGGAGCTGTACCAGCATACTTGCTGGACAGAGAGGGCCAGTCCCGGGCCAAGGTCCTCTCTAACATgatcaaacaaaaaagaaaagaaaaagct GGGAAGTGGGAGGTTCCTGTGCCAAAGGTTCGTGCGCAAGGAGAAACAGAAGTTTTAAAGGTGATTCGtacaggaaagagaaagaagaaggcATGGAAGAGGATGGTTacaaaagtttgttttgttggagATGGCTTTACTAGGAAGCCTCCTAAGTACGAGCGATTCATTCGACCAATG GGCTTACGCTTCAAGAAGGCACATGTGACACACCCTGAACTTAAAGCTACTTTTTGCCTACCTATCCTTGGTGTAAAAAAGAATCCATCATCTCCTTTGTATACACAGCTGGGAGTTATTACTAAGGGTACTGTCATTGAGGTGAACGTGAGTGAGCTTGGCCTTGTGACACAAGGGGGCAAAGTTATCTGGG GGAAATATGCCCAAGTAACTAACAATCCAGAAAATGATGGCTGTATTAATGCAATTCTACTTGTTTAA
- the FAM169A gene encoding soluble lamin-associated protein of 75 kDa isoform X2, giving the protein MEERKSSDQRGKSMSFPVDILNNYSHEDLENSAEGYFFDLRWGNPNSPEFFSLPDHRKVPITLTSVGFVPLYGEEQTHKVLALFAPWDSLTAVALYLADQWWSIDDIVKTSVPARQGLHQVKSVGERVVLYVLNRIIYRTQEMERNEIPFLCHGSSHYAKIMWKKGEAIGFYSVKPTGSVCSSLPHQKYKLPVLDTMFVRKKHRGKDSGLIMLEDFVDSFTEESLGLRYPLSSFMYTACKQYLEKYPGDKNLLWQVEGGGDWFQRKSIMSIVQNENLKLAEASKKENKSLQAEDNLCQSAVSEAGGPRTEVETQLSADSQKGKESTDVHASTSEDPNATHISIWTRSSHLKHQRLNKNRQEPGLETSQQDEENALQISKSRPELLAHTSESSEDLVEVPKVDTVDKDEEIIVENEDQSILEAEMHASPSEKQSEMEEMPSEPLNGEVAEETGETSLMAEGEMVNEVPSGESKLLSENQGKEPVTPFVPLTLDSPGKPPEDTESEKVLNENDSEMLTEEVTSVEKEGTEEQQESEKASTENAAALASKEEPSDNGLPNSVVTEAAEEPVSEKLPSSLEDQNEEAGHNSQEAPAALSQSSLVMVELEGVSFQQPSGQEAQKNQLEEPSEESTEQTDHYTQTVAERAADSSSEEAEIEVPVVDRRNLRRKAKGYKGPPKKKGKPA; this is encoded by the exons atggaagagagaaagagtaGTGACCAGAGAGGAAAG AGCATGTCATTCCCTGTGGATATATTGAACAATTACAGTCATGAAGACTTGGAGAACTCAGCAGAGGGCTACTTCTTTGACCTTCGATGGGGGAATCCAAACTCTCCtgaattcttttctctgccagaCCACCGCAAG GTTCCTATTACCTTGACatctgtgggttttgttcctctCTATGGTGAAGAGCAGACACACAAAGTTCTTGCACTGTTTGCACCATGGGACTCACTCACAG CTGTAGCCCTGTATCTTGCTGACCAGTGGTGGTCAATTGATGACATTGTGAAAACATCTGTCCCTGCTAGACAGGGGCTTCATCAG GTGAAGTCTGTTGGAGAGAGAGTTGTTCTCTATGTTCTAAATCGAATTATCTATCGAAcacaagaaatggaaagaaatgagaTCCCATTTCTCTGTCATGGTAGCAGCCATTATGCTAAGATCAtgtggaaaaaaggagaggCTATTGGGTTCTATTCTGTTAAACCTACAG GAAGTGTTTGTAGCTCTCTTCCTCATCAGAAGTATAAGTTGCCAGTGCTAGACACAATGTTTGTTAGAAAGAAACATCGTGGGAAAGACTCTGGGTTAATCATGTTGGAAGACTTTGTGGATTCCTTTACTGAAGAGTCTCTTGGCCTGCGATATCCACTGTCATCTTTCATGTATACAG CTTGTAAGCAGTACCTTGAGAAGTACCCTGGGGATAAAAACCTTTTGTGGCAagtggagggaggaggagattGGTTCCAGAGAAAGTCTATTATGTCTATAGTGCAAAACGAAAATCTCAAACTTGCAG AGGcctcaaagaaggaaaataagagtTTGCAAGCAGAGGACAATCTTTGTCAGTCTGCAGTATCTGAAGCAGGTGGACCAAGGACTGAGGTAGAAACACAACTAAGT GCTGACTCTCAAAAAGGTAAAGAATCAACAGATGTCCATGCAAGCACATCTGAAG ACCCTAATGCAACTCACATTTCCATCTGGACACGAAGCAGTCATTTAAAGCATCAGAGgctaaataaaaatagacaGGAACCTGGACTTGAAACTTCGCAACAAGATGAGGAAAATGCTCTTCAAATATCCAAAAGCAG GCCAGAACTTCTTGCCCACACATCTGAAAGCTCTGAAGACTTAGTAGAAGTGCCTAAGGTGGATACTGTTGACAAGGATGAGGAAATAATTGTTGAAAATGAGGACCAGTCTATATTAGAAGCGGAAATGCATGCATCACCCTCTGAGAAACAAAGTGAGATGGAG gaaatgccATCAGAACCTCTTAATGGTGAGGTAGCAGAAGAAACTGGTGAGACCTCACTCATGGCTGAAGGGGAGATGGTAAATGAAGTTCCAAGTGGCGAATCAAAATTGCTGTCTGAGAATCAAGGAAAAGAGCCTGTAACACCATTTGTTCCATTAACCCTTGATTCTCCAGGAAAACCCCCAGAAGACACTGAATCAGAGAAG gttttaaatgaaaatgattcAGAAATGCTGACTGAAGAAGTTACATCAGTAGAGAAGGAGGGCACCGAAGAACAGCAAGAATCTGAAAAGGCCAGCactgaaaatgcagctgctttggCATCAAAGGAAGAACCCTCTGACAATGGCCTGCCCAACTCTGTGGTaactgaagcagcagaagaacCTGTTTCTGAAAAACTACCTTCCTCATTAGAAGATCAAAATGAGGAAGCAGGGCACAACTCGCaggaggctcctgctgccttgAGTCAGAGCTCCTTGGTAATGGTTGAACTTGAGGGTGTTTCTTTTCAGCAGCCTTCTGGACAGGAAGCACAGAAGAACCAGTTGGAAGAGCCCTCAGAAGAGTCTACAGAGCAGACAGATCACTACACGCAGACAGTGGCAGAGCgggctgctgacagcagctctgaggaagcAGAAATTGAGGTACCTGTTGTAGATCGGAGAAACTTGCGAAGAAAGGCTAAAGGCTACAAAGGTCCACccaagaaaaagggaaagccAGCTTAA
- the FAM169A gene encoding soluble lamin-associated protein of 75 kDa isoform X4, which yields MSFPVDILNNYSHEDLENSAEGYFFDLRWGNPNSPEFFSLPDHRKVPITLTSVGFVPLYGEEQTHKVLALFAPWDSLTAVALYLADQWWSIDDIVKTSVPARQGLHQVKSVGERVVLYVLNRIIYRTQEMERNEIPFLCHGSSHYAKIMWKKGEAIGFYSVKPTGSVCSSLPHQKYKLPVLDTMFVRKKHRGKDSGLIMLEDFVDSFTEESLGLRYPLSSFMYTACKQYLEKYPGDKNLLWQVEGGGDWFQRKSIMSIVQNENLKLAEASKKENKSLQAEDNLCQSAVSEAGGPRTEVETQLSADSQKGKESTDVHASTSEDPNATHISIWTRSSHLKHQRLNKNRQEPGLETSQQDEENALQISKSRPELLAHTSESSEDLVEVPKVDTVDKDEEIIVENEDQSILEAEMHASPSEKQSEMEEMPSEPLNGEVAEETGETSLMAEGEMVNEVPSGESKLLSENQGKEPVTPFVPLTLDSPGKPPEDTESEKVLNENDSEMLTEEVTSVEKEGTEEQQESEKASTENAAALASKEEPSDNGLPNSVVTEAAEEPVSEKLPSSLEDQNEEAGHNSQEAPAALSQSSLVMVELEGVSFQQPSGQEAQKNQLEEPSEESTEQTDHYTQTVAERAADSSSEEAEIEVPVVDRRNLRRKAKGYKGPPKKKGKPA from the exons ATGTCATTCCCTGTGGATATATTGAACAATTACAGTCATGAAGACTTGGAGAACTCAGCAGAGGGCTACTTCTTTGACCTTCGATGGGGGAATCCAAACTCTCCtgaattcttttctctgccagaCCACCGCAAG GTTCCTATTACCTTGACatctgtgggttttgttcctctCTATGGTGAAGAGCAGACACACAAAGTTCTTGCACTGTTTGCACCATGGGACTCACTCACAG CTGTAGCCCTGTATCTTGCTGACCAGTGGTGGTCAATTGATGACATTGTGAAAACATCTGTCCCTGCTAGACAGGGGCTTCATCAG GTGAAGTCTGTTGGAGAGAGAGTTGTTCTCTATGTTCTAAATCGAATTATCTATCGAAcacaagaaatggaaagaaatgagaTCCCATTTCTCTGTCATGGTAGCAGCCATTATGCTAAGATCAtgtggaaaaaaggagaggCTATTGGGTTCTATTCTGTTAAACCTACAG GAAGTGTTTGTAGCTCTCTTCCTCATCAGAAGTATAAGTTGCCAGTGCTAGACACAATGTTTGTTAGAAAGAAACATCGTGGGAAAGACTCTGGGTTAATCATGTTGGAAGACTTTGTGGATTCCTTTACTGAAGAGTCTCTTGGCCTGCGATATCCACTGTCATCTTTCATGTATACAG CTTGTAAGCAGTACCTTGAGAAGTACCCTGGGGATAAAAACCTTTTGTGGCAagtggagggaggaggagattGGTTCCAGAGAAAGTCTATTATGTCTATAGTGCAAAACGAAAATCTCAAACTTGCAG AGGcctcaaagaaggaaaataagagtTTGCAAGCAGAGGACAATCTTTGTCAGTCTGCAGTATCTGAAGCAGGTGGACCAAGGACTGAGGTAGAAACACAACTAAGT GCTGACTCTCAAAAAGGTAAAGAATCAACAGATGTCCATGCAAGCACATCTGAAG ACCCTAATGCAACTCACATTTCCATCTGGACACGAAGCAGTCATTTAAAGCATCAGAGgctaaataaaaatagacaGGAACCTGGACTTGAAACTTCGCAACAAGATGAGGAAAATGCTCTTCAAATATCCAAAAGCAG GCCAGAACTTCTTGCCCACACATCTGAAAGCTCTGAAGACTTAGTAGAAGTGCCTAAGGTGGATACTGTTGACAAGGATGAGGAAATAATTGTTGAAAATGAGGACCAGTCTATATTAGAAGCGGAAATGCATGCATCACCCTCTGAGAAACAAAGTGAGATGGAG gaaatgccATCAGAACCTCTTAATGGTGAGGTAGCAGAAGAAACTGGTGAGACCTCACTCATGGCTGAAGGGGAGATGGTAAATGAAGTTCCAAGTGGCGAATCAAAATTGCTGTCTGAGAATCAAGGAAAAGAGCCTGTAACACCATTTGTTCCATTAACCCTTGATTCTCCAGGAAAACCCCCAGAAGACACTGAATCAGAGAAG gttttaaatgaaaatgattcAGAAATGCTGACTGAAGAAGTTACATCAGTAGAGAAGGAGGGCACCGAAGAACAGCAAGAATCTGAAAAGGCCAGCactgaaaatgcagctgctttggCATCAAAGGAAGAACCCTCTGACAATGGCCTGCCCAACTCTGTGGTaactgaagcagcagaagaacCTGTTTCTGAAAAACTACCTTCCTCATTAGAAGATCAAAATGAGGAAGCAGGGCACAACTCGCaggaggctcctgctgccttgAGTCAGAGCTCCTTGGTAATGGTTGAACTTGAGGGTGTTTCTTTTCAGCAGCCTTCTGGACAGGAAGCACAGAAGAACCAGTTGGAAGAGCCCTCAGAAGAGTCTACAGAGCAGACAGATCACTACACGCAGACAGTGGCAGAGCgggctgctgacagcagctctgaggaagcAGAAATTGAGGTACCTGTTGTAGATCGGAGAAACTTGCGAAGAAAGGCTAAAGGCTACAAAGGTCCACccaagaaaaagggaaagccAGCTTAA
- the FAM169A gene encoding soluble lamin-associated protein of 75 kDa isoform X3 → MSMSFPVDILNNYSHEDLENSAEGYFFDLRWGNPNSPEFFSLPDHRKVPITLTSVGFVPLYGEEQTHKVLALFAPWDSLTAVALYLADQWWSIDDIVKTSVPARQGLHQVKSVGERVVLYVLNRIIYRTQEMERNEIPFLCHGSSHYAKIMWKKGEAIGFYSVKPTGSVCSSLPHQKYKLPVLDTMFVRKKHRGKDSGLIMLEDFVDSFTEESLGLRYPLSSFMYTACKQYLEKYPGDKNLLWQVEGGGDWFQRKSIMSIVQNENLKLAEASKKENKSLQAEDNLCQSAVSEAGGPRTEVETQLSADSQKGKESTDVHASTSEDPNATHISIWTRSSHLKHQRLNKNRQEPGLETSQQDEENALQISKSRPELLAHTSESSEDLVEVPKVDTVDKDEEIIVENEDQSILEAEMHASPSEKQSEMEEMPSEPLNGEVAEETGETSLMAEGEMVNEVPSGESKLLSENQGKEPVTPFVPLTLDSPGKPPEDTESEKVLNENDSEMLTEEVTSVEKEGTEEQQESEKASTENAAALASKEEPSDNGLPNSVVTEAAEEPVSEKLPSSLEDQNEEAGHNSQEAPAALSQSSLVMVELEGVSFQQPSGQEAQKNQLEEPSEESTEQTDHYTQTVAERAADSSSEEAEIEVPVVDRRNLRRKAKGYKGPPKKKGKPA, encoded by the exons ATG AGCATGTCATTCCCTGTGGATATATTGAACAATTACAGTCATGAAGACTTGGAGAACTCAGCAGAGGGCTACTTCTTTGACCTTCGATGGGGGAATCCAAACTCTCCtgaattcttttctctgccagaCCACCGCAAG GTTCCTATTACCTTGACatctgtgggttttgttcctctCTATGGTGAAGAGCAGACACACAAAGTTCTTGCACTGTTTGCACCATGGGACTCACTCACAG CTGTAGCCCTGTATCTTGCTGACCAGTGGTGGTCAATTGATGACATTGTGAAAACATCTGTCCCTGCTAGACAGGGGCTTCATCAG GTGAAGTCTGTTGGAGAGAGAGTTGTTCTCTATGTTCTAAATCGAATTATCTATCGAAcacaagaaatggaaagaaatgagaTCCCATTTCTCTGTCATGGTAGCAGCCATTATGCTAAGATCAtgtggaaaaaaggagaggCTATTGGGTTCTATTCTGTTAAACCTACAG GAAGTGTTTGTAGCTCTCTTCCTCATCAGAAGTATAAGTTGCCAGTGCTAGACACAATGTTTGTTAGAAAGAAACATCGTGGGAAAGACTCTGGGTTAATCATGTTGGAAGACTTTGTGGATTCCTTTACTGAAGAGTCTCTTGGCCTGCGATATCCACTGTCATCTTTCATGTATACAG CTTGTAAGCAGTACCTTGAGAAGTACCCTGGGGATAAAAACCTTTTGTGGCAagtggagggaggaggagattGGTTCCAGAGAAAGTCTATTATGTCTATAGTGCAAAACGAAAATCTCAAACTTGCAG AGGcctcaaagaaggaaaataagagtTTGCAAGCAGAGGACAATCTTTGTCAGTCTGCAGTATCTGAAGCAGGTGGACCAAGGACTGAGGTAGAAACACAACTAAGT GCTGACTCTCAAAAAGGTAAAGAATCAACAGATGTCCATGCAAGCACATCTGAAG ACCCTAATGCAACTCACATTTCCATCTGGACACGAAGCAGTCATTTAAAGCATCAGAGgctaaataaaaatagacaGGAACCTGGACTTGAAACTTCGCAACAAGATGAGGAAAATGCTCTTCAAATATCCAAAAGCAG GCCAGAACTTCTTGCCCACACATCTGAAAGCTCTGAAGACTTAGTAGAAGTGCCTAAGGTGGATACTGTTGACAAGGATGAGGAAATAATTGTTGAAAATGAGGACCAGTCTATATTAGAAGCGGAAATGCATGCATCACCCTCTGAGAAACAAAGTGAGATGGAG gaaatgccATCAGAACCTCTTAATGGTGAGGTAGCAGAAGAAACTGGTGAGACCTCACTCATGGCTGAAGGGGAGATGGTAAATGAAGTTCCAAGTGGCGAATCAAAATTGCTGTCTGAGAATCAAGGAAAAGAGCCTGTAACACCATTTGTTCCATTAACCCTTGATTCTCCAGGAAAACCCCCAGAAGACACTGAATCAGAGAAG gttttaaatgaaaatgattcAGAAATGCTGACTGAAGAAGTTACATCAGTAGAGAAGGAGGGCACCGAAGAACAGCAAGAATCTGAAAAGGCCAGCactgaaaatgcagctgctttggCATCAAAGGAAGAACCCTCTGACAATGGCCTGCCCAACTCTGTGGTaactgaagcagcagaagaacCTGTTTCTGAAAAACTACCTTCCTCATTAGAAGATCAAAATGAGGAAGCAGGGCACAACTCGCaggaggctcctgctgccttgAGTCAGAGCTCCTTGGTAATGGTTGAACTTGAGGGTGTTTCTTTTCAGCAGCCTTCTGGACAGGAAGCACAGAAGAACCAGTTGGAAGAGCCCTCAGAAGAGTCTACAGAGCAGACAGATCACTACACGCAGACAGTGGCAGAGCgggctgctgacagcagctctgaggaagcAGAAATTGAGGTACCTGTTGTAGATCGGAGAAACTTGCGAAGAAAGGCTAAAGGCTACAAAGGTCCACccaagaaaaagggaaagccAGCTTAA
- the FAM169A gene encoding soluble lamin-associated protein of 75 kDa isoform X1 translates to MAGSAGRAAAAPGVSAGVRQRRGAGRPPGEMISGAGQQERAKPESMSFPVDILNNYSHEDLENSAEGYFFDLRWGNPNSPEFFSLPDHRKVPITLTSVGFVPLYGEEQTHKVLALFAPWDSLTAVALYLADQWWSIDDIVKTSVPARQGLHQVKSVGERVVLYVLNRIIYRTQEMERNEIPFLCHGSSHYAKIMWKKGEAIGFYSVKPTGSVCSSLPHQKYKLPVLDTMFVRKKHRGKDSGLIMLEDFVDSFTEESLGLRYPLSSFMYTACKQYLEKYPGDKNLLWQVEGGGDWFQRKSIMSIVQNENLKLAEASKKENKSLQAEDNLCQSAVSEAGGPRTEVETQLSADSQKGKESTDVHASTSEDPNATHISIWTRSSHLKHQRLNKNRQEPGLETSQQDEENALQISKSRPELLAHTSESSEDLVEVPKVDTVDKDEEIIVENEDQSILEAEMHASPSEKQSEMEEMPSEPLNGEVAEETGETSLMAEGEMVNEVPSGESKLLSENQGKEPVTPFVPLTLDSPGKPPEDTESEKVLNENDSEMLTEEVTSVEKEGTEEQQESEKASTENAAALASKEEPSDNGLPNSVVTEAAEEPVSEKLPSSLEDQNEEAGHNSQEAPAALSQSSLVMVELEGVSFQQPSGQEAQKNQLEEPSEESTEQTDHYTQTVAERAADSSSEEAEIEVPVVDRRNLRRKAKGYKGPPKKKGKPA, encoded by the exons AGCATGTCATTCCCTGTGGATATATTGAACAATTACAGTCATGAAGACTTGGAGAACTCAGCAGAGGGCTACTTCTTTGACCTTCGATGGGGGAATCCAAACTCTCCtgaattcttttctctgccagaCCACCGCAAG GTTCCTATTACCTTGACatctgtgggttttgttcctctCTATGGTGAAGAGCAGACACACAAAGTTCTTGCACTGTTTGCACCATGGGACTCACTCACAG CTGTAGCCCTGTATCTTGCTGACCAGTGGTGGTCAATTGATGACATTGTGAAAACATCTGTCCCTGCTAGACAGGGGCTTCATCAG GTGAAGTCTGTTGGAGAGAGAGTTGTTCTCTATGTTCTAAATCGAATTATCTATCGAAcacaagaaatggaaagaaatgagaTCCCATTTCTCTGTCATGGTAGCAGCCATTATGCTAAGATCAtgtggaaaaaaggagaggCTATTGGGTTCTATTCTGTTAAACCTACAG GAAGTGTTTGTAGCTCTCTTCCTCATCAGAAGTATAAGTTGCCAGTGCTAGACACAATGTTTGTTAGAAAGAAACATCGTGGGAAAGACTCTGGGTTAATCATGTTGGAAGACTTTGTGGATTCCTTTACTGAAGAGTCTCTTGGCCTGCGATATCCACTGTCATCTTTCATGTATACAG CTTGTAAGCAGTACCTTGAGAAGTACCCTGGGGATAAAAACCTTTTGTGGCAagtggagggaggaggagattGGTTCCAGAGAAAGTCTATTATGTCTATAGTGCAAAACGAAAATCTCAAACTTGCAG AGGcctcaaagaaggaaaataagagtTTGCAAGCAGAGGACAATCTTTGTCAGTCTGCAGTATCTGAAGCAGGTGGACCAAGGACTGAGGTAGAAACACAACTAAGT GCTGACTCTCAAAAAGGTAAAGAATCAACAGATGTCCATGCAAGCACATCTGAAG ACCCTAATGCAACTCACATTTCCATCTGGACACGAAGCAGTCATTTAAAGCATCAGAGgctaaataaaaatagacaGGAACCTGGACTTGAAACTTCGCAACAAGATGAGGAAAATGCTCTTCAAATATCCAAAAGCAG GCCAGAACTTCTTGCCCACACATCTGAAAGCTCTGAAGACTTAGTAGAAGTGCCTAAGGTGGATACTGTTGACAAGGATGAGGAAATAATTGTTGAAAATGAGGACCAGTCTATATTAGAAGCGGAAATGCATGCATCACCCTCTGAGAAACAAAGTGAGATGGAG gaaatgccATCAGAACCTCTTAATGGTGAGGTAGCAGAAGAAACTGGTGAGACCTCACTCATGGCTGAAGGGGAGATGGTAAATGAAGTTCCAAGTGGCGAATCAAAATTGCTGTCTGAGAATCAAGGAAAAGAGCCTGTAACACCATTTGTTCCATTAACCCTTGATTCTCCAGGAAAACCCCCAGAAGACACTGAATCAGAGAAG gttttaaatgaaaatgattcAGAAATGCTGACTGAAGAAGTTACATCAGTAGAGAAGGAGGGCACCGAAGAACAGCAAGAATCTGAAAAGGCCAGCactgaaaatgcagctgctttggCATCAAAGGAAGAACCCTCTGACAATGGCCTGCCCAACTCTGTGGTaactgaagcagcagaagaacCTGTTTCTGAAAAACTACCTTCCTCATTAGAAGATCAAAATGAGGAAGCAGGGCACAACTCGCaggaggctcctgctgccttgAGTCAGAGCTCCTTGGTAATGGTTGAACTTGAGGGTGTTTCTTTTCAGCAGCCTTCTGGACAGGAAGCACAGAAGAACCAGTTGGAAGAGCCCTCAGAAGAGTCTACAGAGCAGACAGATCACTACACGCAGACAGTGGCAGAGCgggctgctgacagcagctctgaggaagcAGAAATTGAGGTACCTGTTGTAGATCGGAGAAACTTGCGAAGAAAGGCTAAAGGCTACAAAGGTCCACccaagaaaaagggaaagccAGCTTAA